The following DNA comes from Halorhabdus tiamatea SARL4B.
TCGTGAAGTCAGCGTAGGCGTCGCCGAACTCGGGGTTCTCGACGGGGCCGGTGGCGTACTCGCGGGCCACCTCGCCGACGGTCCGGAGTTGTTCGGGCGTCAGCCGGCCCATCGGCGTCCCGATGCGCATCATGAAGTAGCTCTCCTGGCCCTTCCGCTGGTGGTACAGCCCCCACCATTTGAAGCGCTCGAACCACGCGTCGCGTTCGTCTTCCGGGATGGTATCGAACCCCTCGGCGGCGAACCGTTCGAGGTGCTCGCGTATCTCCAACCCGTAGGTTTCGTCCTTCCACCGTTCGACCTTCGAGGGCATGTCAACCACGAAGAGAGCCGGGCATATACCCGCGACCACCTCGTCAACCTTCCCCGGCTCTCCGGGAGCCTGACAATACTTGCAGCTATGTGTGAGACGTCACGCCGACGTCGTGACCAACCACCCTCAAGCCGGGCAGTGGACGCTCTCGGGAACCACCGGTCTGAACTCGCCGGTCTCGGGGTCGACGCGCCCGAGCGTGAGCCAGTCGGTCACGCCGCTTTCCCCACACTGGATACATTGGCCGGCGATGCGCGCCTCGACGTTCCCGCCGTCGACGCCGACCTCGACGAAGCCCTCGGCGAGAAAATCGGTGAGGCGACAGGTGCAAAATTCCCCGCCAGCGAGCCGCCAGAGGTCGCTGACGTTGACCTCGCGCGTATCGTTGACGCTGACCCAGGCCCCGTCGTCGAGCTGGTGGACGTCGGTGGTCATGGCCGGAGTTGTCCCCTGCCAGCGGTAAGCCCGTCGGCACCTGCGGCGATTGCCGCTCGTCACAGACTCAGGTCGACGTCAGGGGGACAGATTCGCCGGACTGCACCGCCTTCTATCGTCGATCACTGTTCGAGTGGATCAGCAAATACTGCCGCATTACTGGAGAACTGGTAGCGATTACGCCTGAACACGGCCTTATCAAGACGTGGGGACTACGGGCCGTCGATGACCGAGACTGCCGAGACGGCGACCGGAGCGCCGGAACGTGACGACGAGCGAGCGAACCAAGACCACCTCGCAGACGTCGAGGTCGGGGCCGGCTGTACGGAGATCTGGGAACACCTGAGTGAGGGACGTGCCGGTGCCAGCGACGACTGACCGCTCTGCTTCGACCGACCACACGTGATTCCACTGCTACACGACTTCAGCGACGCCCGCGTTCTCGTCTTCGGCGGCGGACCTGTCGGCGCACGGAAGGCCCGCCGGTTCGACCGCGAAGCCGAGGTCGTCGTCGTGGCTCCCGAATTCGCGGACGCCGACTTCGGCGACGCGACGCTCGAGTGTGCCAGCCCCGACCCGGCGGCGGTGCCGGACTGGCTCGACCGGATCGAACCGGCGCTCGTCGTCGCCGCGACTGACGAGACGGCCGTGAACGCGGCCGTCGAGACCGCTGCCGAGGAGCGAGGAATGCTCGTCAACCGGGCGGATCACGCGGGCGACCGAGCGCCGGGGAACGTGATTCTCCCGGCAATCGCCCGCGACGATCCCGTCGTCGTCGGAATCTCGACACAGGGGCACGCTCCGGCAGTGAGTGGCGTCCTGCGCGAGGAGATCGAAACGGAGATCGGCGGGGCCGGCGCGCTTGCGACCTTCGTCGGCGACCGTCGCGAGCGCTTCGCCGAACGTGGCATCGACGGCCCTCACCGACGCGACGCCCTCAAAGCGATCGCGAGGTCTGAACGTATCCGCGCGCTCGTCGCCGACGGAAAAACCGACATGGCACGCGAGGTCGCCGAGGAGTTGCTCACAGACATCCAGAACGAGACGGACTAGCGGCGAAACGGAGCGAGGTGGCCCGTCACCGGAGCCGACCGAAGATCCGGTAGTCCCGATCGGGCGTGTACCGCCTGAACAGCAGACTGTTCGTCAGCACGGAGACGCTAGAGAAGGCCATCGCCGCCGCGGCCAGCACGGGTTGGAGTAACCCGAGTGAGGCCAGTGGAATCATCGCGGTGTTGTATCCCAGTGCCCACAGCAGGTTCTGCTTGATCTTCTGCAGGGTTGCATCGGAGATCCGGATGGCCTTGACGACGTCCCCGGGGTCAGAGCGCATCAGCGTGACGTCCGCCGCCTCGATCGCGACATCGGTCCCAGAGCCGATGGCCGTCCCGACGTGGGCCACGGCGAGTGCCGGCGCGTCGTTGACGCCGTCGCCGACCATCATCGCCTTCCGCCCATCACGTTGGATCGCTTCGACAGCATCGGACTTCTCGTCGGGGAGTACCTCCGCGCGGACGTTCTCGGGGTCGATGCCGACCGCCTCGGCGACGGCGCGGGCCGTCCGCTCGTTGTCGCCGGTGATCATCATGACGTCGACGCCACGCTCGCGGAGTGCAGCGACGGCCTCTTTCGCGCCCTGCTTTACCGTATCGGCGTCGGCGACGACACCCGCGAGAGCGCCGTCGATGGCCACCAGCATCGCAGTCTTGCCCTCGCGTTCGAGGCGCTCCATCGTCTCTTCTGCCGGTGACGGGTCGATCCCCTCGTCTGCGAGCAGCTTGCGATTCCCGACCAGAACGTCGCTGTCACCCACGGTAGCCCGGATCCCGTGCCCCGGAACGTTCTCGAAATTCTCGGGTTCGGGGACGTCCAGCCCGCGCTGCTGGGCACCGTCGACGATCGCGCGTGCGAGGGGGTGTTCGCTACCGCTCTCGGCCGCCGCCGCGAGTCGGAGGATATCGTCCTCGGAGTGGCGCTCACGTTCGGTCACGACGCCGCCGTCGGCGGCCGCACCGCCGGTTCCGCGCGGGTTTCCTTCGTCGTCGAGGGCCACCACGTCGGTGAGTTCCATCTCACCCTCGGTGAGCGTCCCCGTCTTGTCGAAGACGACCGTGTCGACGTCCCTCGCACGTTCCAGAATGTCGCCGCCCTTGAACAGGACGCCGTGCTGTGCCCCGATCGTCGTCCCGACCATCGTCGCCGCGGGCGTCGCCAGTCCGAGCGCGCAGGGACAGGCGATCAACACCGCCGAGGCGAAGACGATGACGGCGAACTCGAAGACCGAGACACCCCCGCCCACGATTTCCGGTCCGCCAGCGACGGGCCCCCACAGCGGGAGCCAGTCGACGAAGCCCGCGAGCGTCTCGGGGAAGGCGAACCAGACGATTCCCCAGAAGACGGCGTTCGCGATGACCGCCGGCACGAAGTACGCCGAGATTCGATCGGCGAGGTTCTGGATCTCGGGCTGGCGGGACTGGGCCGCCTTGACCGTCTGGACGATCTGCTGGAGGGCGGTGTCCGCGCCGACCTTCGTCGCCTTGACCGTGAGCAAGCCGTTCTCGTTGATCGTCGAGCCGACGACCTCCTCGCCCTCACTTTTCTCGACGGGGACCGACTCGCCGGTCACCATCGACTCGTCGACGGCCGACTGGCCATCGACCACGACGCCGTCGGTCGGGATCTGCTCGCCCGGTCGGACTTTCATCAGATCGCCGGCCTGAACGTCTTCCAGTGGAACCTCTCGTTCGGTCCCGTCCGGGCCGATGAGCGTCGCCGTCTCGGCTTCCATCTCTAGGAGCTTCCGGAGTGCCTCGCCGGCCTGGCCCTTCGAGCGCGCTTCGAGATAATTTCCGAGCGTGATGAACACCAAGATGAGCGCGGCGGTATCGAAGTAGACCTCGCCTGCGATCAGGCCGGAAAGCACCGCGACGGAGTAGACGTAGGCTGTCGAGGACCCCAGCGCGATGAGCACGTCCATGTTGGCCCGGCGGTTGTTGACCAGGGCGTTGTAGGAGTTCCGATAGAACGGCCAGCCAAGCAACGCCTGGACGGGCGTCGCGAGCGCGAACTCGACCCAGCCCAGCCGGACCCCGACGAGTGCCTCGACGCCGGCGACGATGCCGCCGCCGAGGACGAGTTTGTCGGCCATGAAGAGCAACATCGGTGCCGAGAGCAGCGCCCCGAACAGCGTCAGCCGGAGTTGCTTGCGGATCTCCTCGTCCCGTGCCGCGTCGCGGGCGTCCGCCCCGGCGTCCCCGGCGTCGTCGTCCTCGCGAACCGGCGAGTAGCCCGCGGCCTCGATGGCGTCGTAGAGGTCCGCTCGGGATGCCTCGGCAGGGTTGTAGGTGACCTGGGCCTCGTCGGTCGCGTAGTTGACCTCCGCCTCGATGACGCCCGGCGTGTCTTCGAGTGCGGTCGCGTTGGCCTCCGCACAGTTCGCACACGACATGTCCGAGATGGCAACGGTGACAGTCTCGGACACTGCGCCGTAGCCGGCTGATTCGACCGCGTCGTAGATCTCGCCGAGTGTCACTACCTCCGGATCGTACTCGACTGAGCCCTCGTCGGTGGCGAAGTTGGCGCTGGCCGCCGTGACGCCGTCGAGGGATTCGAGGGTGTCCTGGATCGTCCCCGAACAGTTCGCACAGGACATCCCCGTGATATCGAGATGGATTGTTCGTGTAGCCATGATATGTATCCCTACGGGTTCACGCTTTAGGCACCTTTCCGCTTTGAGACACCGACCGAAACCCCATCGGAACTTTCGATTCCAAAGCCCGTCTCAGGCCCCCTCTTCGAGTCGCCGATACCGAGTCTCGAAGCGATCCAGACAGGACGGACAACAGAAGTGATAGATCTCGCCGTCGATCCGGGCCGTCTCGCCCTCGCTGTCGACCGTGTTGCCACACTCCACGCAGGTGAGGGCGAACTCCAGCCCCTCGACCGACGGCGTCCACTCGAAGTCGTCGACCAGTGTCACGGCGTACCCCTCGACGTCGACGTCCGAAAGGAGCCCCGCTACCCACGAGCGGACGTTGCGCGCTTCGGCGCGCGCGTAGAACCAGACGTCACCCTCTGCCGTGACGAAAACGTGTTCGACGCCGTCGCTACCGCGCACACGTTCACGAACGGTCTCCACTGACTCCGCCGGGAGTGCAACCTGCACCAGGACAGGGACGCCCGCGCGAAGCTGCGCCCGGTCGACGTCGATGGTGAACTGTTCGAT
Coding sequences within:
- a CDS encoding precorrin-2 dehydrogenase/sirohydrochlorin ferrochelatase family protein, with the protein product MIPLLHDFSDARVLVFGGGPVGARKARRFDREAEVVVVAPEFADADFGDATLECASPDPAAVPDWLDRIEPALVVAATDETAVNAAVETAAEERGMLVNRADHAGDRAPGNVILPAIARDDPVVVGISTQGHAPAVSGVLREEIETEIGGAGALATFVGDRRERFAERGIDGPHRRDALKAIARSERIRALVADGKTDMAREVAEELLTDIQNETD
- a CDS encoding heavy metal translocating P-type ATPase, encoding MATRTIHLDITGMSCANCSGTIQDTLESLDGVTAASANFATDEGSVEYDPEVVTLGEIYDAVESAGYGAVSETVTVAISDMSCANCAEANATALEDTPGVIEAEVNYATDEAQVTYNPAEASRADLYDAIEAAGYSPVREDDDAGDAGADARDAARDEEIRKQLRLTLFGALLSAPMLLFMADKLVLGGGIVAGVEALVGVRLGWVEFALATPVQALLGWPFYRNSYNALVNNRRANMDVLIALGSSTAYVYSVAVLSGLIAGEVYFDTAALILVFITLGNYLEARSKGQAGEALRKLLEMEAETATLIGPDGTEREVPLEDVQAGDLMKVRPGEQIPTDGVVVDGQSAVDESMVTGESVPVEKSEGEEVVGSTINENGLLTVKATKVGADTALQQIVQTVKAAQSRQPEIQNLADRISAYFVPAVIANAVFWGIVWFAFPETLAGFVDWLPLWGPVAGGPEIVGGGVSVFEFAVIVFASAVLIACPCALGLATPAATMVGTTIGAQHGVLFKGGDILERARDVDTVVFDKTGTLTEGEMELTDVVALDDEGNPRGTGGAAADGGVVTERERHSEDDILRLAAAAESGSEHPLARAIVDGAQQRGLDVPEPENFENVPGHGIRATVGDSDVLVGNRKLLADEGIDPSPAEETMERLEREGKTAMLVAIDGALAGVVADADTVKQGAKEAVAALRERGVDVMMITGDNERTARAVAEAVGIDPENVRAEVLPDEKSDAVEAIQRDGRKAMMVGDGVNDAPALAVAHVGTAIGSGTDVAIEAADVTLMRSDPGDVVKAIRISDATLQKIKQNLLWALGYNTAMIPLASLGLLQPVLAAAAMAFSSVSVLTNSLLFRRYTPDRDYRIFGRLR
- a CDS encoding AsnC family transcriptional regulator, with amino-acid sequence MHDLDETDLEILSMLAEDARRPFSEIGEAVDLSGPAVSDRVTRLQDAGIIEQFTIDVDRAQLRAGVPVLVQVALPAESVETVRERVRGSDGVEHVFVTAEGDVWFYARAEARNVRSWVAGLLSDVDVEGYAVTLVDDFEWTPSVEGLEFALTCVECGNTVDSEGETARIDGEIYHFCCPSCLDRFETRYRRLEEGA